Genomic DNA from Shouchella patagoniensis:
TATTTTGTTTGCAAATGACCCCATGGACCTTCCCCTCTTTTTGAATTAACTCAGTACATGTTGTCCCCATCAAGATATCAAAATTAGAATACTCCTCCGCCTCATCTATAATCGTTTGAAGTACAGCTGGTTGGGGTATATCAATACCGTATTTCTGTGGATGTTTAAAATTTTTGAAATCTGCTTGAAATAAGAGATTCTCTTTCTCGTACATTTCAATTGCCTGCACCTTGATGAAACCTTGCTCATTTAACTTTTCAAGTAAACCTAAACGGTCTAAAAATGCCACCGATCCTGCAGCAATCGTTTCGCCACGAAACTCACGGTTAAAACCGGCTCTACTCTCAACAACAGCAACATCAATCCCTTGTTTTGCAAGAAGCAAGCCAAGAAGAGCGCCACCAGGTCCTCCACCGATAATACATACATCTTTATTAAACTCTTTCATAAATTTCAACCTCCTTTGGCAAATAAAAAGTTAAACTTCCTTTAGCAACCTTTTCACCATCAGAGTTAGATATGTTTGCAGTTGCAGTCAAAAAGTTTCCAACCCCACCAGTTAGTGTCACTTTTATGAGAAGCGTGTCTCCAGGTCCAGCTTTCCGTAAAAAGCGAAACCCTTTATTCTCTACTAAGTATCCTTTCTCTTGACCACCTTGTTCACCATTGTTATTCTGACCAGCCAAAATTAGGCTTGCCTGGGCTGCCATTTCAATGAGGAGTACGCCTGGTACAATTGGCTCTCCTGGAAAATGACCACTTAGATATGGTTCATTGTAAGATACATTTTTTTGACATACGATCGTGTCTCCACTCATATCAACAATCTTATCGATGAATAAAAAAGGAGCTGCTTGCTTCAATTTTTCATGAGGTGCTGGATATTTTTTCTCCATAATTCTCTCAACCTTTCTCGTTCACAATTTTAGTCCTTTTAAGTCGTTCTTGTACTGCCTTTTCTTCGAAACAAAGAAGAATTGCCTGCTTTTCTCTAACCAATTGATCTTCCAGTGTTGACTTACCACTTGTCTTAAGAATTTCCTTTGTTTCAATGATCCGTTTTGAAAGACCCCTTATTAGTTTGTTGCAAATCGTTTCTACCTTCTCCATCATCTCTTTTTTAGTTGGCGCAGTTTCATGAATAAGTCCCCATTCAAGCGCCTCTTTTCCTGTAAATAGTCCTTCCAGAAGCAACAGATGCAGGGACTTTTCGAAGCCCAAAATTTCCGGTAAAAAATAACTGGCTCCCAGATCAGGAGTAATCCCCATTTCGTAAAAGTTTTCAATAAATTTTGTTCGTTCAACAGCTATCCGATAATCACATGGCAGCATTAAATTAAACCCGCCTCCATAGGCGTATCCATGAATAGCAGCTATAGTAAATTTCCTTGATTGAGCTATTTTAAGAAGAACTTGATTAAATACACTTATAATTTCTCCGATTTGAACGGTCCCTTCGTTTTCTATCATATTTATGAGGTCTGCCGGGCGTGGACCACTTGAAAAGCATGCTCTTTGATTGCTTTTAAACACAATCACATAACATTCAGGATCTAATTCGGCTTCTTCTATTGAATTCAAAAGAAACGTTGCCATCTCCAGGTTGAATGCATTTTTATTCTCCGGAAAGTCAATTTCAATATAGCGTGCTGCAGTCTTTGGCATGTCACTCCTCCTTTTAGATCGCTTTTACTAAGCCTTTATTATTTTTTTTGCTTATTTTTTTCGCTAATTTACTGCCTGATAAAATGACTGAGACTACACTACCACCTGGATCGGTCCACTGTCCTGATATATATAACCCTTTAATTGGGGTTTCATGTTGGGGCCTTGCAT
This window encodes:
- a CDS encoding 3-hydroxyacyl-ACP dehydratase FabZ family protein, coding for MEKKYPAPHEKLKQAAPFLFIDKIVDMSGDTIVCQKNVSYNEPYLSGHFPGEPIVPGVLLIEMAAQASLILAGQNNNGEQGGQEKGYLVENKGFRFLRKAGPGDTLLIKVTLTGGVGNFLTATANISNSDGEKVAKGSLTFYLPKEVEIYERV
- a CDS encoding enoyl-CoA hydratase/isomerase family protein; amino-acid sequence: MPKTAARYIEIDFPENKNAFNLEMATFLLNSIEEAELDPECYVIVFKSNQRACFSSGPRPADLINMIENEGTVQIGEIISVFNQVLLKIAQSRKFTIAAIHGYAYGGGFNLMLPCDYRIAVERTKFIENFYEMGITPDLGASYFLPEILGFEKSLHLLLLEGLFTGKEALEWGLIHETAPTKKEMMEKVETICNKLIRGLSKRIIETKEILKTSGKSTLEDQLVREKQAILLCFEEKAVQERLKRTKIVNEKG